The following are encoded together in the Desulfovibrio desulfuricans DSM 642 genome:
- a CDS encoding type II toxin-antitoxin system HicA family toxin, translating into MTAREVLKRLKELGCTIEEGAKHTKVTAPDGRFSWVPRHAKDISVGTLANIERNTGIKLR; encoded by the coding sequence TTGACCGCGCGTGAAGTATTGAAACGGCTTAAAGAATTGGGCTGCACCATTGAGGAAGGTGCCAAGCACACCAAGGTCACAGCCCCGGATGGAAGATTTTCTTGGGTACCTCGACATGCCAAAGACATCTCAGTTGGCACGCTGGCAAACATTGAAAGAAACACTGG
- a CDS encoding DUF2971 domain-containing protein has protein sequence MTQPVPPILYKYMSTDRESFFEKPQLRFTPSDKFKALYECAPKTKAVINPLGTKQKIIEQSTRLSSWITEDAPFFQSGFGKAFISRAIDALQELPAKLIEDNTPLVETQEGQSAANSILGSHLYKIPHGVLCLTSDPANAIMWEQYAKGFWGGHCGFVAGFDTTHSFFHRQTDHDKMLGVLAPVCYPQYEELPCFNDLFFGDEDNTTKNIFFTKDPHLAYEKEWRIVTRLKKTEEQPRSDIEDIPPAAIKEIYLGVKACESLLNTANIFCNKFEIDLFRMVKSSSGRLVPEQIVDVKGCQQ, from the coding sequence ATGACGCAACCCGTGCCGCCAATTTTGTATAAGTACATGTCCACTGACCGGGAAAGCTTCTTTGAAAAGCCGCAGTTGCGATTCACGCCATCAGACAAATTCAAAGCTCTATACGAATGCGCACCAAAAACAAAAGCTGTTATCAATCCCCTTGGTACAAAGCAAAAGATCATAGAGCAAAGCACAAGGTTATCTTCGTGGATTACCGAAGATGCTCCCTTTTTCCAAAGTGGCTTCGGTAAGGCCTTCATTTCCCGGGCCATCGATGCCCTACAAGAACTACCTGCGAAGTTAATAGAAGATAACACACCACTGGTTGAAACACAGGAAGGTCAATCTGCAGCAAACAGCATCTTAGGATCTCACCTTTACAAAATCCCTCATGGCGTTCTTTGCCTCACAAGCGACCCTGCAAACGCCATCATGTGGGAACAGTACGCTAAGGGTTTTTGGGGAGGACATTGTGGCTTTGTAGCAGGATTTGACACCACCCATTCTTTTTTCCACCGACAGACAGATCACGATAAAATGCTTGGGGTGTTAGCTCCTGTCTGCTACCCGCAGTACGAGGAGCTCCCTTGCTTTAATGATCTTTTTTTTGGTGATGAGGACAATACAACAAAAAACATTTTCTTTACCAAGGATCCACACCTTGCGTATGAAAAAGAATGGCGTATTGTAACACGATTGAAAAAAACTGAAGAACAGCCCAGATCAGACATAGAAGATATTCCGCCCGCCGCAATCAAAGAAATCTACCTTGGCGTGAAGGCGTGTGAATCATTGCTAAATACAGCAAACATTTTCTGCAACAAATTTGAAATTGATTTATTTCGAATGGTTAAATCATCCTCGGGGAGACTTGTACCCGAACAGATTGTTGATGTTAAAGGATGCCAGCAATGA
- a CDS encoding toprim domain-containing protein produces MPRQNYYPEIVAALLASPYFQFKDSGEYLTKGLCPQCGEKSLYIKKDRPLVIDCNRKNKCGFSETVREALPELFDDFAQKHPATPEHRDATADAYLGLNRGFDLAKIRGWYEQSSYPLGNGQDVPTVRFYLDAAKTRFWERIIGKGRDGQKAHFGGKRKEDHTLYKGDVWAPPGFTLERLEECFIVEGIFHAIALFHVGVKAVAAFSCNNFPQNFFEQHAQKGVRWIWALDPDAAGKSGMRKHHKQLKNMGELSTVCLAPSGNDWDDLYRAGRITPALLRAGKHNGRLFLAESVEEKAYYTYLKKQRDSFILDYRNGLYDIKLEGAFAELLEPLVEETRQHICEAQQAQKKREEEAAATEPASPATPPTSSAATPPEINPSQDARETALLSTEGRALFMQHVRVAQISNVWPQFLYMSRNEILDEQRYVFSIDYANGQAQDVIELEGTAITSPDSFHKALLNRSRGGTFDGDVRHLKTLRSWWLDNRMLTVTAVPYIGYDKTLETYIFQDHAWHKGRRIDVNPQGYFTIRSRGVKSSLSGLQINTSGKFNPGWIENYSKAFGMQGMCLLAFWLGSLFVQQIRGMHKSFPFLEYTGEPGAGKSTALEFCWKLVGRDDYEGFDLLKSSVAGRRRAFSQVSNLPVVIIESDRDSGEKDARQKQFGFDEVKPFWNGRGTGTLGVAKRGNDTDESLFQASLIISQNAEVDGSEALLQRIVHCHADKKHHRPGTREIARWFERQTSESVGGFLGAALCQERRILEAYEQAFDSMERDFTACGIKNERIVKNHAQIAACGSALRLLFPGVTARTVEGIAQYLKDRAHVRERRVGADHPMLEAFWEAYDYVNSRGPISEQLNHAKDTEGIIALNLNHFREKCQDYGQAYPDVGMLKKLLPHTRRHKFVESSKSVRSRHEQTRIIKCWIFEKGDRA; encoded by the coding sequence ATGCCTAGGCAGAATTATTACCCCGAGATTGTGGCGGCCCTGCTGGCCTCGCCCTATTTTCAGTTCAAAGACTCCGGCGAATACCTCACCAAGGGCCTTTGCCCCCAGTGCGGCGAAAAATCGCTCTACATCAAAAAAGACCGCCCCCTGGTGATCGACTGCAACCGCAAAAACAAATGCGGATTCAGCGAGACCGTGCGCGAGGCCCTGCCGGAGCTGTTTGACGATTTCGCCCAAAAGCACCCGGCCACGCCGGAGCACCGTGACGCCACGGCAGATGCCTACCTTGGGCTGAACCGTGGCTTCGACCTGGCCAAGATCCGTGGCTGGTACGAGCAAAGCAGCTATCCGCTCGGCAACGGGCAGGATGTGCCCACCGTGCGCTTTTATCTGGACGCGGCAAAAACCCGCTTTTGGGAGCGCATCATCGGCAAGGGGAGGGATGGGCAAAAAGCCCACTTTGGCGGCAAACGCAAAGAAGACCACACCCTCTACAAGGGCGACGTGTGGGCGCCCCCCGGCTTCACGCTGGAGCGCCTGGAGGAATGCTTTATTGTTGAGGGCATCTTCCACGCCATTGCCCTTTTTCATGTGGGCGTCAAAGCCGTGGCCGCATTCTCGTGCAACAATTTTCCGCAGAATTTCTTTGAGCAGCACGCGCAAAAAGGCGTCCGGTGGATATGGGCGCTAGATCCTGACGCCGCCGGAAAAAGCGGCATGCGCAAGCACCACAAGCAGCTCAAAAACATGGGCGAACTTTCCACCGTTTGCCTTGCGCCCTCGGGCAACGACTGGGACGACCTGTACCGCGCCGGGCGCATCACCCCGGCCCTTCTGCGCGCGGGCAAGCACAACGGGCGGCTGTTTCTGGCAGAATCCGTAGAAGAAAAGGCCTACTACACCTACCTGAAAAAGCAGCGGGATTCCTTCATTCTGGATTACCGCAACGGCCTCTACGATATAAAGCTGGAAGGCGCGTTTGCAGAACTGCTGGAGCCTCTGGTGGAAGAAACCCGCCAGCATATCTGCGAGGCCCAGCAGGCCCAAAAGAAGCGCGAGGAAGAGGCCGCAGCCACAGAGCCAGCGTCACCCGCCACGCCACCCACTTCATCAGCCGCCACGCCGCCAGAGATCAACCCATCCCAGGACGCCCGCGAAACCGCCCTGCTCTCAACCGAGGGCCGCGCACTGTTTATGCAGCATGTGCGCGTAGCGCAGATCTCAAACGTGTGGCCGCAGTTCCTCTACATGAGCCGCAACGAGATTCTGGACGAGCAGCGCTACGTGTTTTCCATCGACTACGCCAATGGCCAGGCGCAAGACGTCATTGAGCTGGAAGGCACGGCCATCACCTCGCCAGACAGCTTTCACAAGGCCCTGCTCAACCGATCGCGCGGCGGCACCTTTGACGGCGATGTGCGCCACCTCAAGACCCTGCGCTCGTGGTGGCTCGATAACCGCATGCTCACCGTCACCGCCGTGCCTTACATCGGCTACGACAAAACCCTTGAGACCTACATCTTTCAGGATCACGCCTGGCACAAGGGGCGGCGCATCGATGTAAACCCGCAAGGCTACTTCACCATCCGCAGCCGCGGAGTAAAATCCAGCCTTTCTGGCTTGCAGATCAATACCAGCGGCAAGTTCAACCCCGGCTGGATAGAAAACTACTCCAAGGCCTTTGGCATGCAGGGCATGTGCCTGCTGGCCTTTTGGCTTGGCTCGCTGTTTGTGCAGCAAATACGGGGCATGCACAAAAGTTTTCCCTTTCTGGAATACACGGGCGAACCGGGCGCGGGCAAATCCACCGCGCTGGAGTTTTGCTGGAAGCTGGTGGGCCGGGATGATTACGAGGGCTTTGACCTGCTCAAGTCTTCTGTGGCAGGGCGCAGGCGCGCCTTTTCGCAGGTATCCAACCTGCCTGTGGTCATTATTGAATCTGACCGCGACTCTGGCGAAAAAGACGCCCGGCAAAAGCAGTTTGGCTTTGACGAGGTCAAACCATTCTGGAACGGGCGCGGCACAGGCACCCTGGGCGTGGCCAAGCGCGGCAACGATACGGACGAAAGCCTGTTTCAGGCCAGCCTGATTATTTCGCAAAATGCGGAAGTGGACGGCAGCGAGGCCCTGCTGCAACGCATTGTGCACTGCCACGCCGACAAAAAGCACCACAGGCCCGGCACGCGGGAGATTGCCCGCTGGTTTGAGCGCCAGACAAGCGAAAGCGTTGGCGGATTCTTGGGTGCCGCCCTGTGCCAGGAGCGCCGCATTCTGGAGGCCTACGAACAGGCCTTTGACAGCATGGAGCGCGACTTTACCGCCTGCGGCATCAAGAACGAGCGCATTGTAAAAAACCACGCGCAAATTGCCGCCTGCGGCTCTGCCCTGCGCCTGCTCTTTCCCGGCGTGACGGCGCGCACGGTGGAGGGCATAGCCCAATACCTGAAAGACCGCGCCCACGTGCGCGAGCGCCGCGTGGGTGCGGATCACCCCATGCTTGAGGCCTTTTGGGAGGCCTACGACTACGTCAACTCGCGCGGGCCGATCAGCGAGCAGCTCAACCACGCCAAGGATACCGAGGGCATCATCGCCCTCAACCTCAATCACTTTCGTGAAAAATGTCAGGATTACGGGCAGGCCTACCCGGATGTGGGCATGCTCAAAAAGCTGCTGCCGCACACCCGGCGGCATAAATTTGTGGAGAGCAGCAAGTCTGTTCGCTCGCGCCATGAACAGACCCGCATCATCAAATGCTGGATTTTTGAAAAGGGAGACCGCGCATGA
- a CDS encoding phage regulatory CII family protein has translation MEELAHLAPEDVFRLAITRSQYPLSVLAKRLNVSPAFLRRVTSTEKYFPSFVDIPGFCVAAGNTLVIEWLRARVTAGNTVLPAITPTFLHNQVLSLTSDLGHVADRIIRATEDNRITKAENRGILKEVLDLVEVATALAAALRDHDKKVGRHA, from the coding sequence ATGGAAGAACTGGCCCACCTTGCCCCGGAGGATGTTTTCCGGCTTGCCATTACGCGCAGCCAGTACCCTCTTTCCGTTCTGGCCAAACGCCTGAATGTCAGCCCGGCATTTCTGCGCCGCGTTACCTCCACAGAAAAATACTTCCCCAGCTTTGTGGATATCCCGGGCTTTTGCGTTGCCGCGGGCAATACGCTGGTCATTGAATGGCTGCGGGCCCGCGTCACCGCCGGCAACACCGTGCTGCCGGCAATCACGCCCACGTTCCTGCATAATCAGGTTCTCAGCCTCACCAGCGACCTTGGCCACGTAGCTGACCGCATTATCCGCGCCACGGAAGACAACCGCATCACCAAGGCCGAGAACCGCGGCATTCTCAAAGAAGTGCTGGATCTGGTGGAGGTCGCCACCGCCCTTGCCGCTGCCCTGCGCGACCACGACAAAAAAGTGGGCCGCCATGCCTAG
- a CDS encoding helix-turn-helix domain-containing protein: MSGRIVQSPYLSQEQAAQFVNRSERTFREYVKKYSIPKYGPARNQYAEEDLRAFMENPHCFLKGRGGFRSRSVRFTPVKV, from the coding sequence ATGTCTGGACGCATTGTTCAATCGCCGTATTTGTCGCAGGAACAGGCCGCGCAGTTCGTTAACCGCTCGGAAAGAACGTTCCGCGAATATGTGAAGAAATACAGCATCCCCAAGTACGGGCCAGCCCGTAATCAGTATGCCGAAGAGGACTTGCGGGCTTTTATGGAAAACCCTCATTGCTTTCTGAAAGGCCGGGGAGGATTCCGGTCGAGATCAGTACGCTTTACGCCCGTGAAAGTATGA
- a CDS encoding tyrosine-type recombinase/integrase produces the protein MSVHKKSNGTWFVRYRVPGEKNARSEYIGVGPDAEKLARVRDREIKEQKASGKRPSDKLYLDQLAQAYLCDRKLAGKSPDWLVEMETLFNKRFLPELCHAPVDGLTYSDVMNMVEKHLTEVKLATRQRYLGYLYACFNYGTRHELTAGNPLSTWKKQPEPRTELLLTVEDLEKLYQCAAPHLQWAIAVEWEVGARPGPSELYAIKWLHVDFKRCLIRIPGTKTVLANRLIPITPAFCLELQKKREEAQSEYVIEFRGRGVKTMRTAFKRAQERAKLPYHVRMYDIRHLFVTLLLDGGAGLAAVSRMIGHSRIATTQEWYYHLLPGAMRDAMAFKPAPLGSRVADGARIHKRIHRPPQSTVKRRNPVAPPKAPKE, from the coding sequence ATGAGCGTTCATAAAAAATCCAATGGAACGTGGTTTGTTCGCTATCGCGTGCCGGGAGAGAAAAACGCAAGGAGCGAGTATATCGGGGTTGGGCCTGACGCCGAAAAACTCGCCAGGGTGCGGGACAGGGAGATCAAGGAGCAGAAGGCATCGGGCAAGCGCCCCAGTGACAAGCTCTATCTGGATCAGCTTGCGCAGGCCTATTTGTGCGATCGCAAGCTCGCGGGCAAGTCGCCGGATTGGCTTGTGGAAATGGAAACCCTGTTCAACAAGAGGTTTCTGCCAGAGCTATGCCATGCGCCCGTTGACGGGCTGACGTATTCGGACGTCATGAACATGGTCGAGAAGCATCTGACCGAGGTCAAGCTGGCCACGCGGCAGCGCTACCTTGGGTATCTGTATGCCTGCTTCAACTACGGAACCCGACACGAGCTTACGGCGGGCAATCCGCTCTCAACATGGAAGAAGCAGCCCGAACCGCGCACCGAGCTTTTGCTGACGGTTGAGGATCTGGAAAAACTGTATCAGTGCGCCGCGCCGCATCTACAGTGGGCCATTGCCGTTGAGTGGGAAGTGGGGGCGCGCCCAGGCCCCTCAGAATTATACGCCATTAAGTGGCTCCATGTGGACTTCAAGCGCTGCCTGATTCGGATACCGGGTACAAAGACGGTGCTGGCAAACAGGCTTATCCCGATCACGCCAGCCTTTTGCCTGGAGCTGCAAAAAAAGCGCGAAGAGGCTCAATCCGAGTACGTGATCGAATTTCGCGGGCGTGGGGTCAAAACCATGCGGACGGCCTTCAAGCGTGCGCAAGAACGCGCAAAGCTGCCGTACCATGTGCGCATGTACGATATCCGCCACCTCTTCGTTACTCTGCTGCTGGACGGCGGGGCAGGCTTGGCGGCAGTTTCCCGCATGATTGGCCATAGCCGGATCGCGACAACTCAGGAATGGTATTATCATCTTTTGCCCGGCGCCATGCGTGACGCCATGGCCTTCAAGCCTGCGCCTTTGGGCTCCAGAGTGGCCGATGGCGCGAGGATACACAAAAGGATACACAGGCCACCTCAGTCGACCGTGAAACGCCGTAATCCCGTTGCTCCGCCTAAAGCTCCAAAAGAATGA
- a CDS encoding class I SAM-dependent methyltransferase, with the protein MTMPTPLPLGCEELPIYPMPTANQLRMVEESGLFDETWYRRCYLMGRTATMPPLVHYMQFGPRKGYQPNRHFMPLNYLRFHPEALTQNINPLLHYIQNFRQATALPSQTDIDFHQIYHCGGFGGDESCSGTGSSLQQTEKLRIELQKSFLKYSIKSVLDVPCGDCHWISSMDFTDITYTGGDIVPDLIEKNKVKFGRRFSFLLLDLCRGPLPAADMLLTRDCFVHLSFEEIVKALTTIRNSDIHYFAATTFTNCTKNYDLDQNTRWRPLNLCLPPFNLPAPSDLINENCTENAGQYQDKCLAIWETARL; encoded by the coding sequence ATGACCATGCCAACACCCCTGCCGCTTGGTTGCGAAGAACTGCCAATTTACCCCATGCCCACTGCAAATCAATTGCGCATGGTGGAAGAGAGCGGCCTGTTTGACGAAACATGGTACCGCCGCTGCTATCTGATGGGCAGAACCGCCACCATGCCCCCGCTTGTGCATTATATGCAGTTTGGGCCGCGCAAGGGCTATCAGCCAAACAGACACTTCATGCCGCTGAACTATCTGAGATTTCACCCGGAAGCGCTGACGCAAAACATCAATCCACTGCTGCACTACATACAAAACTTCAGGCAGGCGACAGCACTGCCATCTCAAACCGATATTGATTTTCACCAGATTTACCATTGCGGCGGTTTTGGCGGGGATGAAAGCTGCTCTGGCACAGGATCATCACTACAACAGACCGAGAAACTGCGCATAGAACTGCAAAAATCTTTTCTCAAATACAGCATAAAAAGTGTACTGGACGTTCCATGTGGTGACTGCCACTGGATTTCATCAATGGATTTTACTGACATTACATATACAGGAGGAGATATTGTTCCAGATTTAATAGAAAAAAATAAAGTTAAATTTGGCCGACGGTTTTCATTCCTGCTGCTTGATTTGTGCCGTGGACCGCTGCCAGCAGCGGACATGCTGCTGACACGAGACTGCTTTGTACATTTGAGCTTTGAGGAGATTGTCAAGGCTCTGACCACGATAAGGAACAGCGATATTCATTATTTTGCCGCAACAACGTTTACAAATTGCACAAAAAATTACGATCTGGACCAGAACACCCGCTGGCGCCCCTTGAACCTGTGCCTGCCCCCCTTCAACCTTCCCGCCCCTTCTGACCTAATCAACGAAAATTGCACGGAAAATGCCGGCCAGTACCAGGACAAATGCCTGGCAATATGGGAAACAGCACGACTGTAG
- a CDS encoding SPL family radical SAM protein yields the protein MVRTARLGKPRQQAIAQHSGGNGQMHFVKAKGILSAKNGMNIYRGCSHGCIYCDSRSACYGMEHEFEDIEVKENAIELLESALQRKRKKCMIGTGSMTDPYIPAEMEIGIVRKALSLIHEYGFGFTVITKSDRILRDLDLLQKIHEKAKCVVQITLTTHNEELCKKLEPNVSTTRERFNVLLRLRDAGIPTVVWLCPILPFINDTKENIAGILEYCAEARVHGIINFGMGMTLRHGNRQYFYSQLDRHFPGMKEKYIRTYGTQYILGSPNNKYLMDFFRHYCLQHGIMHEPEQIFQYLSTLEEKQAHRQLSLFG from the coding sequence GTGGTAAGAACGGCGCGGCTCGGCAAGCCAAGACAACAGGCCATTGCACAACATTCAGGCGGGAACGGACAGATGCATTTTGTGAAGGCGAAGGGAATTTTATCCGCTAAAAATGGCATGAACATCTATCGCGGATGCTCGCATGGATGCATCTATTGCGACTCGCGCAGCGCCTGCTATGGCATGGAGCATGAATTTGAAGATATCGAAGTAAAAGAAAACGCCATAGAACTTCTTGAGAGCGCCCTTCAACGCAAACGCAAAAAATGCATGATTGGCACAGGCTCCATGACGGACCCATATATCCCGGCTGAAATGGAAATCGGAATTGTCAGAAAGGCCTTGTCGCTGATACATGAGTATGGCTTCGGCTTTACAGTGATCACAAAGTCGGATCGAATATTGCGCGATCTCGATCTGTTGCAAAAGATTCATGAAAAAGCCAAGTGCGTTGTTCAGATAACCCTGACCACACACAATGAAGAGCTGTGCAAAAAGCTGGAACCCAACGTAAGCACCACAAGGGAGCGCTTTAATGTGCTGCTTCGCTTACGCGATGCCGGAATCCCGACTGTGGTATGGCTTTGCCCCATTCTACCGTTCATCAATGATACAAAAGAGAATATTGCAGGGATCTTGGAGTATTGCGCCGAGGCAAGGGTGCACGGCATCATCAACTTTGGCATGGGAATGACGCTTCGCCATGGAAACCGACAATACTTCTATAGCCAGCTTGATCGTCACTTTCCTGGAATGAAGGAAAAATACATTCGCACCTACGGCACGCAATACATATTGGGCAGTCCAAACAACAAATACCTGATGGACTTTTTCCGCCACTATTGCTTGCAGCATGGCATCATGCATGAGCCTGAGCAGATTTTTCAATACCTGAGTACGCTAGAAGAAAAGCAGGCCCACAGGCAACTGAGCCTCTTCGGGTGA
- a CDS encoding RICIN domain-containing protein, giving the protein MKNIQRVTKKISGFAACSRLAILLIACLIHPQVALAAVIADGDYLIQMADSDLAVVSSGMTVRERVTLGQNEQAGIWRFEHLGNDSYKVIAPKLAMVLDSSESKKYNGVPTIIFPWHGAKNQRWKIIEKGEFYKLINQETGLALDLKGNVQRVGTVFQGYTENASRGQFFRLTPMGRQSPPAKVRDGQKKEPLVKSFSNGPAGQ; this is encoded by the coding sequence ATGAAGAATATCCAGAGAGTCACGAAAAAAATTTCAGGCTTCGCCGCATGCTCCAGACTGGCGATACTGCTGATCGCCTGCCTTATTCATCCGCAGGTTGCCCTTGCCGCTGTAATTGCGGATGGCGACTACCTCATTCAGATGGCAGACAGCGATCTGGCAGTAGTTTCCAGCGGCATGACAGTGAGGGAGCGGGTTACACTCGGGCAGAACGAACAGGCGGGCATCTGGCGCTTTGAGCACCTCGGCAACGACAGCTACAAAGTTATTGCGCCCAAGCTGGCAATGGTTCTGGATTCATCTGAAAGCAAAAAATACAATGGCGTTCCCACCATCATATTCCCTTGGCATGGCGCCAAAAATCAGCGATGGAAGATCATTGAAAAAGGGGAATTCTACAAGCTTATCAATCAGGAAACCGGCCTCGCCCTTGACCTTAAAGGCAATGTGCAACGCGTGGGAACGGTTTTTCAGGGATACACGGAGAACGCATCACGCGGACAGTTCTTCCGCCTGACGCCCATGGGCAGACAAAGCCCGCCAGCAAAGGTGCGCGACGGTCAAAAAAAGGAACCGCTTGTTAAATCATTCAGCAACGGCCCTGCGGGACAGTAG
- a CDS encoding methyl-accepting chemotaxis protein encodes MQKLFGLSLLLSLFTVGVGVFGVRELSNISNDVDALYSVHMRGLDIARSINISVLRIVRDEKNLIISTTDEENKKQLKSLADQYAVLDNYLKEIKKYFVSAEGQALLSKMSGVVKEWRDVHNKTVELGKTTDPAMKAKAQAISLTTGREKTRNLAATIQDVVDTKIAYAQKVSQQSKADFVLARNITMAGVVVSLLLGLGLGYLLARNMLRQLGDEPASLADLALRIAGGDLNAQFNPGRSEIGVFGAMKQMVAALKGKIAEADQKSQEAREESERAQQATLEAEAARKQAERAKADGMLQAARQLEGVVEIVTSASEELSAQIEQSSRGADEQSSRVRETATAMEEMNATVLEVAKNAQQAADVSSQAQKQALEGAKIVSDAVKGIESVHNQSLSIMEDMNALGQQAEGIGQVMSVIADIADQTNLLALNAAIEAARAGDAGRGFAVVADEVRKLAEKTMTATQEVGQAIRGIQEGTKKNIDNVDNSAESIEEATKLSIRSGESLKQILENVHMVNDQVQSIATASEQQSAASEEINHSVEQVATISSETAQAMEQAAKAVADLAQQSQVLQGLIRDMKNQG; translated from the coding sequence ATGCAAAAATTGTTTGGGTTAAGTTTGTTGCTTTCATTATTTACAGTTGGCGTAGGAGTATTTGGCGTAAGGGAGTTAAGCAATATATCAAATGATGTTGATGCGCTGTATTCAGTTCATATGCGAGGGCTTGATATAGCGCGATCCATAAACATCAGCGTACTGCGTATTGTTCGTGACGAAAAAAACCTCATCATAAGCACAACGGACGAAGAAAACAAAAAACAGCTTAAATCGCTCGCGGATCAATACGCTGTTCTTGATAACTATCTTAAGGAAATAAAGAAATATTTTGTTTCAGCAGAGGGGCAAGCGCTCCTTTCAAAGATGTCTGGTGTGGTCAAGGAGTGGCGGGACGTTCACAATAAGACAGTAGAGTTGGGAAAAACCACAGACCCTGCCATGAAGGCCAAGGCGCAAGCGATATCCTTAACTACAGGCAGAGAAAAAACGCGTAATCTTGCAGCAACGATTCAGGATGTTGTTGATACAAAGATTGCTTATGCCCAGAAAGTCAGCCAGCAAAGCAAGGCGGATTTTGTACTGGCCAGAAATATTACCATGGCGGGGGTTGTGGTGTCCTTGCTGCTTGGCCTTGGCCTTGGCTACCTGCTTGCCCGCAATATGCTCCGCCAGCTTGGCGATGAACCTGCATCGCTTGCTGATCTTGCCCTGCGCATTGCTGGCGGCGACCTGAACGCGCAGTTTAACCCCGGGCGGAGTGAAATTGGCGTTTTTGGCGCCATGAAGCAGATGGTTGCAGCCCTCAAGGGAAAAATAGCCGAGGCTGATCAAAAGAGTCAGGAAGCCAGAGAAGAATCTGAACGCGCCCAGCAGGCCACCCTTGAGGCAGAAGCTGCACGAAAGCAGGCGGAGCGGGCCAAGGCTGATGGCATGCTGCAGGCGGCCCGGCAGCTTGAGGGCGTTGTTGAAATAGTCACCTCTGCATCAGAGGAGCTGTCTGCCCAGATTGAGCAGTCCAGCCGTGGTGCGGACGAACAGTCGAGCCGTGTGCGGGAAACAGCTACAGCTATGGAAGAAATGAATGCCACCGTGCTTGAAGTGGCAAAAAATGCGCAACAGGCGGCGGACGTTTCCAGTCAGGCGCAGAAACAGGCTCTTGAAGGCGCAAAAATAGTCAGTGATGCCGTCAAGGGCATAGAATCTGTGCATAACCAGTCGCTGTCCATCATGGAAGATATGAACGCTCTGGGCCAGCAGGCAGAAGGTATCGGCCAGGTCATGAGTGTTATCGCCGATATTGCCGACCAGACAAACCTTCTGGCGCTCAATGCCGCCATTGAAGCTGCACGGGCCGGTGATGCCGGGCGCGGATTTGCCGTGGTTGCCGATGAAGTGCGCAAGCTTGCTGAAAAAACCATGACTGCAACGCAAGAGGTGGGGCAGGCCATCAGAGGTATTCAGGAAGGCACAAAAAAGAATATTGATAATGTGGATAACTCTGCAGAATCCATTGAAGAAGCCACAAAACTTTCAATCCGTTCCGGCGAATCGCTGAAGCAGATTCTGGAAAACGTGCACATGGTCAACGATCAGGTGCAGTCCATAGCCACGGCCAGCGAACAGCAGTCGGCAGCCAGCGAGGAGATCAATCATTCGGTGGAGCAGGTTGCCACAATTTCGTCAGAAACAGCGCAGGCCATGGAGCAGGCGGCAAAGGCGGTGGCGGATTTGGCGCAGCAATCTCAGGTGCTTCAGGGGCTTATCCGCGACATGAAAAATCAGGGTTAG